TTTTTTGGGATGAAATCAAAATAAGAAACCGGGTTTAATTCGGCTTGGCGGGATGCCAAGACGACAACGCTCTCATGGATGGATAGATGATCGCAAACTCTTCACTCGAGGTGCTGGTGTTAAACTGCGCGAACGTTATAACCCATTGTAATCGCGAACGCGAAGTAGAGGGCATGATCCTTTCGTCTTTAGAATTCACGGCAAAATTCTTTTAGACCTCGTGCGCACGCTTGCGTGTAGATTCGGGTGGTCTCGCTCAAGAGCCCGGCTTTGTCGTATTCGGAGTTGGCTTTGTAGCAGCCATACCGATTGAGATGCTGGAGGCAGGCTTTTTCATATCGTTCTACGGTTTTATCGAAATCTTCAGGCTCGGCGTTCTTTGTGAGTTCGAAGTTGAAGGGTAAATGCATCGCCGTGTTTATGGTGTGACCCTGGTCTCTTCGCAGAGGGTTCATCGAACTGCCCATTGAAGTATCTAATGCCGCTAGAGGATTGATGAATACCATCTGTAGCTCGTCTCCAGGGGGTGGCGAGACGATGTTAAACACGAGGGAGTTTAACGTGTGCTGAGTGTCGGGAATCTCGTGGCCGATACGAAATTCAAAGAAGAGATGAAATATTGTGGGACGATGTAGAGCGGGAGATAAGAAGTCGTCCTCTAAGGCTCTCCGCAGCGCGCCGATAATGTGAGCTTGAAGCTCTCGAGGTCCAGACAATTCGTCGATAAAGTGGGTTAAGAGTTTACCCTTTGGAGACAACAGGATTCGAGATTTTACAGAGCCTTGGATTCCCTTTCGAATCCAATCTCGTTTGTAATACACTTCACTGCGAATCTTTCTCCACACCTTGTCGGAGAATCGGGGAATTTCCATGGCTCGTTGAAAGTACGCCCCAGTTCCGTCGCCGACGTAATCTGAGTCTTCTTCGGAACAGAGTTGACCTGGGGAGCAGGGCCTTTCGGAACCTATCATCTTGGGAATTGAAGAGTGCAGCAGATTATAGAGTCGATCGGACGTTTTAGCTTTTGATCTTTGAGCGTGAGCTCGCGATTTGGACGACACTGATTTATCCAAGCTATTTTTTCGTCCCTGGAATCCATTGCGAAGTTCGATCCAAGGCGGACTCTGCTCCTTCTGGGGTTGTGGAGCTAGCGTTCTATTAGAAATTTTTATTAATCCAATAAGAAGAACCCCATGGAGACCCATCGATATAACATAATATTTGTTCATCTCTCTATTGCTCGGCAGAAACGGCCGTGTTCACAACGGATGAGCGACCGAATCGTTGGCGATAGGTTCTCAGTTGCTAGACTGCAGCAATCAGCTTCTCGCTTGCGCTTTGGTCTAAATGCGCGCCTAATATTCGAAGGGGTTTTTTGGGTGAGGGATACAGGACGTACCCTTTGAGTTTGAAAAAAGATTTAAAAATAAATCGATCTACGGAGGGGCCATATGGGTGTATCTACCCGAATTCTTATTTTAATAATGACCATGTTCATATCTCAATCGGTGCTCGCCAAGAGTCGCTACATTGTGATTTTCAAATCCACAGAAAGCATGCAGCAAGCTCGTGCTAAAAGTCGCAGTAACGAATTTTTAGGAGCTCGAGCGACGTCTCCGAAGTATCTGGAAAATGTGGATATGGCCATCATCACCGCTGAAGAAGATCAAGTGCAGGGACTCGTCCGCAATAATTTGGTCGCTAGCATCGAAAAGGAATATTTTTTTAAAGCACCTCGATTGAATCTCGGCGATGTCGTCGATTTATCTCTGACACAAAATCGCCAGATGGATCTCCCTTGGGGGATCACTGCGGTGAAGGCGCCTGAGGCTTGGGCGGTGACTAAAGGACAAGACGCTCGCGTTCTGGTTCTCGATACAGGCATCGATGCAAACCATCCTGATCTTAAGGGTCGTTTTGAAAAAGGTCGCTCTTTGATTTCAGGTAATCCGAGCTTTGCGGATACAGAAGGTCACGGGACACACGTCTCTGGAACTATTCTTGCGGACGGAACGGGTTACGGCCTTCTCGGTGTCGCGCCAGAAGCACGACTTCTTATGGGTAAAGTGTGTGGGGCTTCAGGCTGTAGCAGTGCTGCGATTGCGGAAGGTGTGAACTGGGGTATTCAAGAAAAAGTCGATGTGATTAGCATGTCCTTAGGTGGACCTTTCTTATTCCCATCACAAGCTCAGGCTTATAAAAAAGCAGAGCAAGCCAACATCGTTGTTGTTGCGGCCTCCGGGAATGGCGGAACTGCGAGCGTTTCGTATCCCGCAGCGGTAGACACCGTGATTGCGGTGGGTGCAGTTCAAGAAGATTTGAAGAAAGCGAGTTTTTCGCAGTGGGGACCTCAACTCGATGTGGTCGCTCCCGGAGTGAATACGATCTCCTCAGTTCCCGTTGGCACTGGTCGCGAAGGTTCAGTGGCGATCGATCTAGGGAATGGCGCCGAAGCGGTTGCCAATTCTGTCTTTGGAAATTCATCTCCAAATCTCAACGAAATCTCGACGGGTGAATTGGTTTATGTGGGGCTTGGAAAGCCTGAAGATCTCGTGGGTAAATCTCTTGCCGGTAAAGTGGCGTTAATTCAAAGA
This genomic stretch from Bdellovibrionales bacterium harbors:
- a CDS encoding energy transducer TonB, which translates into the protein MNKYYVISMGLHGVLLIGLIKISNRTLAPQPQKEQSPPWIELRNGFQGRKNSLDKSVSSKSRAHAQRSKAKTSDRLYNLLHSSIPKMIGSERPCSPGQLCSEEDSDYVGDGTGAYFQRAMEIPRFSDKVWRKIRSEVYYKRDWIRKGIQGSVKSRILLSPKGKLLTHFIDELSGPRELQAHIIGALRRALEDDFLSPALHRPTIFHLFFEFRIGHEIPDTQHTLNSLVFNIVSPPPGDELQMVFINPLAALDTSMGSSMNPLRRDQGHTINTAMHLPFNFELTKNAEPEDFDKTVERYEKACLQHLNRYGCYKANSEYDKAGLLSETTRIYTQACARGLKEFCREF
- a CDS encoding S8 family serine peptidase, with product MGVSTRILILIMTMFISQSVLAKSRYIVIFKSTESMQQARAKSRSNEFLGARATSPKYLENVDMAIITAEEDQVQGLVRNNLVASIEKEYFFKAPRLNLGDVVDLSLTQNRQMDLPWGITAVKAPEAWAVTKGQDARVLVLDTGIDANHPDLKGRFEKGRSLISGNPSFADTEGHGTHVSGTILADGTGYGLLGVAPEARLLMGKVCGASGCSSAAIAEGVNWGIQEKVDVISMSLGGPFLFPSQAQAYKKAEQANIVVVAASGNGGTASVSYPAAVDTVIAVGAVQEDLKKASFSQWGPQLDVVAPGVNTISSVPVGTGREGSVAIDLGNGAEAVANSVFGNSSPNLNEISTGELVYVGLGKPEDLVGKSLAGKVALIQRGEITFEEKVKAVSSKGVVGVIIFNNTEGLISGSIETPVKFPVMMIEQSVGLQIIENLNNGTATASMAVVATDFAAFQGTSMATPHVGGLVALIRSANKNLTAAQVREIVKSTCTPLTPNANNELGAGLINAEKAVNAAKALSIQQGFEFSKVAGF